Proteins encoded in a region of the Phoenix dactylifera cultivar Barhee BC4 chromosome 3, palm_55x_up_171113_PBpolish2nd_filt_p, whole genome shotgun sequence genome:
- the LOC103710336 gene encoding serine/threonine-protein kinase STY46 — protein MAAALECWSGRPSTDEDMVEQVLMKTHDRSEAFPSASSSSSSSSSSSATSSPARAAAGSNLPPTKKWQRLGRNFAGALAALKNSLNRDPSPCGDKLLWGGVVRNLTQLYPGSQLPEKLISDIRRHFDSLPNSYAQAGFDMKEILLHVRLVEQATAEDHPAVHIQEVHDDDGAEGVAFKITFACNSSVSWPAMSGALGTSLICCKKIQIFEKKGLTLGAVTVLVQPGNERHFKSRIEAALRSAAKKPRNNVVKLPFGLCGCQEESSGNVEEDVQFDGDDGQRVDNEALHRIQLPTPLPESSLVVSIDEWQTIRSGGEEIGKWILTSDEVEFVERTGPNSFKGVYRGKRVWIKKLRGCERGSAYDIEIRQDLLQLMSCGQKTILQFHGICIEENQGLCVVTRMMDGGSVHDVMQKNKKLPIREVMRIALDVAEGLMFMNIHGVPYRDLNTHRILLDRQGNACLGDMGIVTSCNSVGEVTEYETAGYRWLAPEIIAGDPESVTETWMSNVYSFGMVLWEMITGEAAYSSYSPVQAAVGIAACGLRPEIPKECPQFLRSLMMKCWNNCPSKRPQFSDIIAIMQRQSNR, from the exons ATGGCAGCTGCTCTAGAGTGCTGGTCCGGCCGGCCCAGCACGGACGAGGACATGGTGGAGCAGGTGCTGATGAAGACGCACGACCGGTCGGAGGCGTTCCCCtccgcctcttcctcctcctcctcctcgtcctcctcctctgcGACATCGTCGCCCGCCCGCGCCGCCGCCGGCTCCAACCTGCCGCCGACCAAGAAGTGGCAGCGCCTAGGCCGCAACTTCGCGGGCGCACTCGCGGCCCTCAAGAACTCCCTCAACCGCGACCCCTCCCCCTGTGGCGACAAGCTCCTCTGGGGCGGCGTCGTTCGCAACCTCACCCAGCTCTACCCAGGCAGCCAGCTCCCCGAGAAGCTCATCTCCGACATCCGTCGCCACTTCGATTCCTTGCCCAACAG CTACGCTCAGGCGGGCTTCGACATGAAGGAGATCCTGCTTCATGTCCGATTAGTTGAGCAGGCGACGGCGGAGGATCACCCGGCGGTGCATATCCAGGAGGTCCATGATGACGATGGAGCTGAGGGAGTGGCCTTCAAGATCACATTTGCCTGCAACTCATCGGTCTCGTGGCCGGCCATGTCCGGAGCTCTCGGTACTTCCTTGATCTGCTGCAAGAAGATCCAGATCTTCGAGAAGAAGGGGTTAACTCTCGGGGCCGTCACCGTCCTGGTCCAGCCTGGGAACGAGCGCCACTTCAAGTCCCGGATCGAAGCTGCCCTGAGGTCGGCGGCGAAGAAGCCCCGGAATAATGTCGTGAAGCTTCCGTTTGGGCTGTGCGGTTGCCAGGAGGAGAGCTCGGGGAACGTCGAGGAAGATGTCCAGTTTGATGGGGATGATGGTCAGAGGGTTGATAATGAGGCTTTGCATCGGATTCAGCTCCCGACCCCGTTGCCGGAGTCTTCGCTTGTGGTGTCGATTGATGAATGGCAGACTATTCGATCCGGTGGCGAGGAGATCGGGAAATGGATCCTGACCTCCGATGAGGTCGAGTTTGTCGAAAGGACAGGGCCCAATTCATTCAAGGGTGTGTACAGAGGGAAGAGAGTTTGGATCAAGAAATTGCGGGGGTGCGAGCGGGGCAGTGCCTACGATATCGAGATCAGGCAGGACTTGCTGCAGCTGATGAGCTGCGGGCAGAAGACCATCCTCCAATTTCATGGCATTTGCATAGAAGAGAACCAGGGGCTGTGTGTTGTGACTAGAATGATGGATGGGGGATCTGTTCATGATGTAATGCAGAAGAACAAGAAGTTGCCCATTAGGGAAGTGATGAGGATTGCACTGGATGTCGCCGAAGGGCTCATGTTCATGAACATTCATGGAGTTCCTTACAGGGATCTCAACACACACAGAATTCTCTTGGACAGGCAAGGGAATGCCTGCCTTGGCGACATGGGCATCGTTACATCTTGTAACAGTGTCGGCGAGGTCACAGAGTATGAGACAGCCGGATACCGTTGGCTAGCTCCTGAG ATTATTGCTGGGGATCCTGAGAGCGTGACAGAGACTTGGATGAGCAATGTGTATAGTTTTGGCATGGTGCTCTGGGAGATGATAACTGGGGAGGCAGCATACTCTTCTTACTCGCCGGTGCAAGCAGCAGTAGGGATTGCTGCCTGTGGATTGAGGCCAGAAATACCTAAAGAATGCCCACAGTTTCTGAGATCCTTGATGATGAAGTGCTGGAACAATTGCCCCTCAAAGCGCCCTCAGTTTTCAGATATCATCGCTATAATGCAGAGGCAAAGCAATAGATAA